AATTGTCATTCctaaaatatgacattttttttatgaacaaaaaagaGTCTCACGCATGTGATCATTGACCCTACCTACTTAAATCCACTATTGTAGCGTAAGGCACCCCTGAGCACGTTAGGACTATCCACATCGTGATACAACATTTTTGCAAAGCGCACGATTCAAACTCGGTAACTCCTGAACTCGCAGGTGTAACCAAATATAAGACTCCTACCAACGCATCACGCACCCAAAGGCCTAAAATATGGCCTTTTGAAAACTCAATCAAGACAATGTTAATAATTTTCCCAGCCCTATATTTAAGTTTACAATAGAGAATAGTTTGGAAAACCTCTACCTTTTAACTTAAAAACAGTAGATTAAATAATGATTTACGAAAAAGGTTGGATCTTCTAATAGAACCAACAATATGAGACAACATTGGATTTTACATCTCATAAAAGAAAGATTCACTACATGCTTTTTCTTCCACATGAATCCAAACAACATAAGGATTTATGATTCCCCATTAGTTTCAGCGTTAAACTCCTTTTTCCCCCTCATTTTAGTAATTTGAATCAGTGgaaaattttggtcaaattgtaatcaattttatttatttttactatgaaGAACACCATCTTTGagttgaaaatgttttatgcCCTCAAGGAGCATAAAACGTTTTAAACCttaagaagtttttttttttttttgagaatcaaccTTAAGAAGTTAGTTAAGAGAACATAACCCTCCATTCtctttcttcaataaaaaaatataataaaacgtccaaaatgataaaaatgcctcaaaaatctcaaattttgattgataaattatattattacgTATTtaatcccctttttttttttctaatgatgTGGTAGTTGGTgaaggggggatttgaaccttcCACGTCTCACTTAAAAACTTCAAGACATATAAATTAAGTTACAGGCTTTTTAactattatataattattattatttaagtatTGAAACACAACTTCACCTTTCAGCTTTCAgctttcatcctttttttttctccccttaATTACTTCACCTTTCatcttacacttttttttttcctggatcCCTTcatcttacatatatatatattttttttttgatgaactgaaaattttattcaacaaaaagcaaATTACAAGGAAACAATAGAGACAACCTCTCTTTCTACATAACTATACACATTGGGAGGGTAACAACTTGGACGAAAAGAACCAAACCAACCTTAATTCCTAAATCAGGTGGCTAATTCATGAGCAGTTATATTAGCCTTACGATAAACCCAACTAAAAGAAACTGAAACTAGGGAAAAACATGCCAATTGGACAACTCGTACAAAATgatttagggggtgtttggtaagTGTTtccaaacaataattttcagtttttaaacaacatttcacgcatttccacacattttttcacccacacgtattttcacaaaaaattttaaacaacatatttccacacattttttcactcacacgtattttcacaaaaaattttaaacaacatatttccacacattttttcacccacacttatttccacaaaaaattttaaacaacaattttcagtttttaaatacaTGTACCCTTAGCCTCCAAGAAATACCATCCCAAGTAGCTAAGATGaaatttatacatatttataaTCACTTTTTATAACCACATGCGAAGCATCATAACAAGTTACAAGATTAGCAAGTGCCCATAAAATTACCTTGGCCTTGGATTGAATAAGGTTGATGGTATTCAATATCAAACGAGCAAATACTAATTTCCCTCTCCAATTCTAACTACCAATACTGTGCTTGAGAATTTAGTTCCAACTGCTGAATTACAATTCAACCTCAAGGTAGCTTGAGTTTGCATCTGCTCTTCTTGAAGAAGTCATAGGCTGGTACATTCCTCTACCAAAGCAAGGAAATGCCATTGACCAACCTGACTACTATTTCACTTACCATAGTTAAAACTAGAGATTTTTTATTCATGGTGTTTGCTATTGTTGTTTAAGcagttttcaatatttaaataacaataatattttttacacgtatttttataatatttaaataagtatttttaaaatactaaaaactaaataataatactttcaacaacaaaaataataagaaatgaGAATAATAAGCGGGAATATAGGGAAACAGTACATTGGATGCCCAAACTCAAATGGGTTTTGCCTTTTCCCAGAGCAGTAGATGTAGATGAGTAGATCATAATAGTGTAGTACTCCTTCCCCTATTTAGAGCATTTGTATCAAAGAGTATATAAATGCTATGGTCCTATTTTAGCCTCTAAAGCGCCAAAAAGCAAGCTACAACAGACATGTTATTCTTGGAAAGCTCACTGTAGctccaaacttaaaaaaatattattattttaatgcttGTGATGGAGGAGGTGATTTGTGcggttgttttttattattttaaggagtagtttatattattttaaatgaaatgatgaaaaaaaaagttttgatattagATGTATTTTAGAGTAGgataatataacaaaataattttttgagatgttaaatatcaaaatttttaaaatcattaatatttcttttttttggataaatttttaGAATCATTAATGAGAATACTCTTACTCAACCCAGCATCTCTCAGCCATGTGATTGACCGAGGTCTGAGGACAGGAAAGTGAAAACGCGCGTGTAGAAAGAGCGTagagtattttttttgaaaacccaaGTCAGAGAAAGAGCGTAGAGTTAGTAAGAAAATAAACCTATGCTCTGTATACAGAAATGCACAGTAGCTTTCACTTGCTTTAGTGGTTGCCTGTGGCAGCAACGCTGACAAATACACAAGAGGTAGATAGCGAAAGAGACTCGGGAACTGAGctaccctctctctcttctcacaaacacaaacagctGAGCTGAAACACAAAGCTTATATAGCCTATTGTAATTACCACCCTGTAGTCCTATATACCAATCCCACACCACGCCATACGATACAATACAAGTAAACGACACAAACgaacccaaatcaaaacaaaacaaactccttctcttccttcttttttaggGCTTTTAAAACTCACTCTCACAGTCTCACTCCTTGTTTTACTGTTTACCcactataccaaaaaaaaaaacatagctCAGTTACCTCCTTCTCAGGGTTCACAGTTCAGAAACTCAAAGACCTTCTGGTAAGACCAAACGCCATTTCTCTTCTCTGTTTTGTTGTTCAACAATGTCccttattaagaaaaaaaaaaaagacttgttTAGTTTTTGCTTCTCATTTTCGAAGTTAGTAGTTTTTGTGTTTAAGGTTTTATGTTTAGaagctgagttttttttttctttaaccttCTGAGtgattttggagaaaaaaaaactgtttttctttttgtgtggaACTTATGCTATGGATGATAATGTATGTTTGTGGTTGGGATGAAAGTCTTGAATGGTGTGAGCTTTGGTTTTTGATGGGTTTTCGaagaaagtttgaaacttttagttttatgtaattttgatatttcaaaagagtgatttttggtttgtttgctaaGCTCATGCCTCTGTTTCTGCTTCCTCTGTTTTTGTTGTTCACGTCATTATGTGCTTCAGATCAGTGATTTTTAGACCCAGATTGTGATTAGATCTAAGCGCTTCatacacaaaaataaacaataaaaaataatttgaacaaGTTAGAAAAGCCCAGAAAGTCTTTCTTATTTTCAAGCTTCTTGTgattattttcacttttttttaataaatttgtttaaagtAAAAGTGCAAAATTTGAGAAACAGATATGGCTGGTTTTGTGAATTAACGAAAGTTGTAGAGCTCCAATtattttgttcttatatttccaagcttttatttatttttcctgttctggcttattattttcaatattgtCTTtttgtgctatatatatatatatatttttttttttttggataacccTTTTTGTGCTATATTGGGTTGAATATACATGCGCACACAAATATTGTTGAAACACAGTATGATTTGATTTCATAAAGAGCACAAATGTAAATTACAATTAAGACATCGTGATCTTCATGGgttattattgtaatttactTCTTGCCGGCCCATACCGGCTTTCAATGATATGTTTGGTCCACAATGCAAAGAATATTTAAGTACTAGAgtgaaatgaaaggaaaagttggaatgaaaattaaaaaaaaatgtgtgaaggATTGTTTGCATAATGATATTTAATGAGATCTTTAtgtttcaactttttctttttttcttttttctttttgtcttatGGCTTTGGTTGGTGGTAGTGCTGGTTGTTTCTGTGGAGTTTCTTCGAAGCGATTGTGTGTCGTTTGTTTGTTAGGCTTTGTGCTCAATACTGATATAAGGTAGCTGTCTTTTATGaacaattgctttttttttgggtacatgtatatactatatattccATTTCGTGTTTCTTTCTCAGCCAAAAATTTCTTTGAACTAAGGAAGGTGTTGTGGGTCAGGGGGCTTTGAAGGAAAGGTCATTCACCTTTTGCTTTAATACCACTTTACTCgaggagataaaaaaaaaaaaaagatatgcaAACGCCAAAAGCAAGGTGAgattgtcatttttgttttatgcGGTGTTGTGAATTACTTTATCTACTTCATTGAATTTTGTGGCTTGTAGCTTTCTTTTGTTGTATCTTTTAGATTTCAAAGGTGCAATCCTCACCCTATGGAGTTATGTTTCTCTTTGTCAGGAATAGAGTTGAGGTCCAATTAGATTAAAGCCCACCAGGTGGTTACATACTTGGGGGCAGTCTTTtcattgtcattattttttaagttcacTCACATTTTTGAGCtgcctttttttaaaaaaattggaaaaataatgGAGATATACATAAGGTGAAAGATctaagtgtgaaaaaaaaaacttaaaattaaatctGTGGATTCATCTAACCAGATTGGGTGGTATAACCGGATTCTGGAAAGTATCTGAAAGAATTAAACTATGATTTAATGTAAGACTAACTTTCAAGatatatattttggaaatttgtcCAAATTGCATTTTATATGAGACATGCATCaaagtataaataaatattagaaTTTTGTTGGCCAACTTGCATAAAATGATATGCATCTTTGTCTGCCAAATTGAAAGAACTAACTTCTCTATTTTGTTAAACCTCATAATTCCATTTCAAGCAGTCAATCTGAGCGCTTTATCTGTATCTGAAAAATATTCTCTCAAAAATGCCGAATGTTTCTTAGCATGTCAATATCATTGTGGTTGGTAAGATTAGCAGATAGCTGATTCTGGATATGGTTGGTAGTCTATCCAAGAGGTGGACCACTTGCTATATTTCATAAATTGTCAAATGCAAAACCTGAAAATATGGTGCACCTATGCATTCAATTCAGAACAAATGTATATTAATGCCTACCAATACATTAATGCCTACCACTTACagatatatatactttttagtATTGCTTTGCATCAGATTCTGTAAAGGCAATTTTTTGTTCATCTTTATACATTTTTTGCCATTCTGATTGTCACTCCACTGAATTGGAGGGCAGGGCTGGCTCTTTAGAAGTGCCACAAAGGAAATCTCCGGCAACACCTCGGACTGCCCGGCAACTCAAGACGCCAGGGTCAGAATCTGATTCAGTTTCCTCTCCGCATCCAGCCAGTAAGACGCCAAAAGACAAAAGCCCTAAAACCATTGAACGCAAGTCACCACGAAGTCCAATGTCTGAGGTATTTAATGATAACTCATAACTGAAAgctattttaaataaagttcACCTAAAGACACCCATACTGCCATTAGCAGTTTCATGAATGCTGCTTATCATATGCAACTATAACAAAAGCATCATATGAGTTCTtttatccccccccccccgccccccccccccttttttttctcttttaacatTTCTTTGCGTACCAAATTCTGAATGTTTTAGTTATTTTGAAGTCTTTTCTTGATATCTATACTCTCCCTTTGTTTTTGTGAGCTCCAGAAGAAGCGTCCAAGCAGAGTGTCTGAATTGGAGTCACTGCTTGCTCAACTCCAAGAGGATCTGAAAAAAGCAAAGGAACAACTGAACTCGTCTGAGTCATTGAAGAGGAGAGCACAACAGGAGGCTGAAGAGGCCAAGAAGCAGCTCTTAGCCTTGTCAGAACAGCTTGAGGAATCCCAACAGCAGCTGGAGGAGATTTCTGCTTCTGAAGAGGCTCGGCTTCTAGAGCTTCGTAAAATCTCCCAAGATCGTGATCGAGCATGGCAATCAGAACTTGAGGCTGTCCAGAGGCAATACTCAATGGATTCAGCTGCCCTAGCTTCTGCCATGAATGAAATTCAGAAGCTCAAAGCTCAGCTGGAAATGGTGGCTGAATCGGAAGCTACCCAAGCTAAGAAGGCAGAGTCAGCACAAGCTGATATTGAGGGCTTGAGAATTGAACTTTCTGAAACCCTGTCCCTGGTTGAAAAGTTGAAAACCGAGCTGAATGATCGCAAAGAATCTGAAGCTCAGGCCCTAGAAGTTATAAGTAAAACTCAAAGGCAATTGGAAGAAGCAAATGAAACTGCAGAGATGCTCCGGTCAGATGGCATCAAAGCCACGGAGGCTCACAATTACTTGTCGTTGGAGTTGGAGCAGTCAAAAGCTCAAGTGAAATCGTTGGAGGGACTTGTGAGCAAATTTCAGGCAGATCTGGTTAACAGCAGCAGCACAAAATTGTTGGATCCTGCAGACAACAAAATTGTTCAAGAAActgaagaaaatgaggaaacAAAACAGCTAAAATCTGAGCTTAGTTTTGTGAAATTTGAAGTGGGTCAATTGCGAGCTGCTGTAGATGCAGCTGAGATCAGGTACCAGGAAGAATATATTCAGAGCACATTGCAGATTAGAAGTGCTTATGAACAAGTTGAACGTATGAAATCAGAATCATGCCAAAGAGAGGTTGAGTTGGAGTCAGAATTAAAGAAATCTAAGGCTCATATCGAAGAGTTGAGGGCTCAGTTAATGGACAAGGAAAATGAATTGCAGAGTATCTCAGTGGAAAATAAGGGATTGAGCTTGAAGAGTGAAAAAAACatatcaaatgaaaaagaatCTGACCTTGCAATAGAGTTGAAAAGGTTGGAGGCTGATTTAGCAGGCTTGAAGGAAACTGTGTTGGACAAGGAGACACAGTTGCAGAATATAGGGGAggaaaatgaaatgctcaagatgGAAATTAAGAAGAGAGACATGGAGAGAAGTAAAATTAATGATGAGGCTTTTGCTTCGGCAGAAGAAGCAAGGGCTGCAGAGCGAGAGGCTTTGATGAAACTTGGTTCTTTAACAGAGGAAGCAGACAAAAATAGCAGAAGAGCGGCACGGGTGACTGAGCAGTTGGATGCAGCACAGGCTGCAAATTCAGAAATGGAGGCTGAGTTGCGGAAGTTAAAGGTGCAGTCTGACCAGTGGAGAAAGGCAGCTGAGGCAGCTGCTGCTATGATTTCAAGCGGAAACAATGGGAAATTTGTGGAGAGAACAGGTTCTCTTGACATCAATTACAATCCTATGGATTCACCTTATTCAGAAGATATGGAAGATGATTctcctaagaagaaaaatgtgaaCATGTTGAAGAAGATAGGGGTGCTATGGAAGAAGGGCCAGAAGTAGGTGCAATTGTGGCAGGTACTGTATTGTTCCTTACAAATTATTCTGCTGCTTATGTTATATTCTGCATATTGTCGGTATCATACAATACGATATTGTAAATAATTCCGTATTATATCGGCGTATCGTAAGTGCTCATGAATCGTACGATATAGTGTGTGTATCGTATGAATCGTATTATATTGTACAATCATACGTATCGTACAATACATAGACAAATactttaaaatgagatttttttgttaaaatttgtacttttatttgaatctaacaagttgttagacaTGTTTTCAACGCAAAATTATTAGGTTACTTAATTTGGCCTAATAAAATCAGATAttcttaagttttttttccctctctttttcctataaaatttgGACTACACAATACACACTTCACTTTaatatttgcaaatttattttctatactatgaataagatattaattgacaatataattattttttatttttgtcattattgttacaagtccaagaaactagaatgcaagaagatttttttttattttttatttttaaaataaaaagaacaagaaaagatagtaaatgttaaatgacgatgaagaaaattttaatgaagaaataagtttgCAAAATGATAAACATGATGATAGCATTGACTTAGATGGGGTTTATTAGGCAATATGATGAAactaaattatgatttttgagttatttgtaatatattatcacttttgaatttaagcaatttgaatgtgtatgttataaacacatgctaatttgatttatttagttagcttgttaaacattattacataagtgatgaataaattagtcatcagttgaatatatttaaattttataatgaatataccatTTATATTacatctataattttttataaattttattaagtgtttttgtattttacgaTTCATGATAGGATACGATACAtgataatgaaaaattaaaaatcaattcatGATACAATTCATGTACGATTCatgttttgacaactatgatattttgttttacaCAATTCACTCTTAATTCATTCTTGACA
The DNA window shown above is from Quercus lobata isolate SW786 chromosome 7, ValleyOak3.0 Primary Assembly, whole genome shotgun sequence and carries:
- the LOC115952755 gene encoding interactor of constitutive active ROPs 2, chloroplastic isoform X3, with the translated sequence MQTPKARAGSLEVPQRKSPATPRTARQLKTPGSESDSVSSPHPASKTPKDKSPKTIERKSPRSPMSEKRPSRVSELESLLAQLQEDLKKAKEQLNSSESLKRRAQQEAEEAKKQLLALSEQLEESQQQLEEISASEEARLLELRKISQDRDRAWQSELEAVQRQYSMDSAALASAMNEIQKLKAQLEMVAESEATQAKKAESAQADIEGLRIELSETLSLVEKLKTELNDRKESEAQALEVISKTQRQLEEANETAEMLRSDGIKATEAHNYLSLELEQSKAQVKSLEGLVSKFQADLVNSSSTKLLDPADNKIVQETEENEETKQLKSELSFVKFEVGQLRAAVDAAEIRYQEEYIQSTLQIRSAYEQVERMKSESCQREVELESELKKSKAHIEELRAQLMDKENELQSISVENKGLSLKSEKNISNEKESDLAIELKRLEADLAGLKETVLDKETQLQNIGEENEMLKMEIKKRDMERSKINDEAFASAEEARAAEREALMKLGSLTEEADKNSRRAARVTEQLDAAQAANSEMEAELRKLKVQSDQWRKAAEAAAAMISSGNNGKFVERTGSLDINYNPMDSPYSEDMEDDSPKKKNVNMLKKIGVLWKKGQK
- the LOC115952755 gene encoding interactor of constitutive active ROPs 2, chloroplastic isoform X4, with protein sequence MSELQKKRPSRVSELESLLAQLQEDLKKAKEQLNSSESLKRRAQQEAEEAKKQLLALSEQLEESQQQLEEISASEEARLLELRKISQDRDRAWQSELEAVQRQYSMDSAALASAMNEIQKLKAQLEMVAESEATQAKKAESAQADIEGLRIELSETLSLVEKLKTELNDRKESEAQALEVISKTQRQLEEANETAEMLRSDGIKATEAHNYLSLELEQSKAQVKSLEGLVSKFQADLVNSSSTKLLDPADNKIVQETEENEETKQLKSELSFVKFEVGQLRAAVDAAEIRYQEEYIQSTLQIRSAYEQVERMKSESCQREVELESELKKSKAHIEELRAQLMDKENELQSISVENKGLSLKSEKNISNEKESDLAIELKRLEADLAGLKETVLDKETQLQNIGEENEMLKMEIKKRDMERSKINDEAFASAEEARAAEREALMKLGSLTEEADKNSRRAARVTEQLDAAQAANSEMEAELRKLKVQSDQWRKAAEAAAAMISSGNNGKFVERTGSLDINYNPMDSPYSEDMEDDSPKKKNVNMLKKIGVLWKKGQK
- the LOC115952755 gene encoding interactor of constitutive active ROPs 2, chloroplastic isoform X2 is translated as MQTPKARAGSLEVPQRKSPATPRTARQLKTPGSESDSVSSPHPASKTPKDKSPKTIERKSPRSPMSEKKRPSRVSELESLLAQLQEDLKKAKEQLNSSESLKRRAQQEAEEAKKQLLALSEQLEESQQQLEEISASEEARLLELRKISQDRDRAWQSELEAVQRQYSMDSAALASAMNEIQKLKAQLEMVAESEATQAKKAESAQADIEGLRIELSETLSLVEKLKTELNDRKESEAQALEVISKTQRQLEEANETAEMLRSDGIKATEAHNYLSLELEQSKAQVKSLEGLVSKFQADLVNSSSTKLLDPADNKIVQETEENEETKQLKSELSFVKFEVGQLRAAVDAAEIRYQEEYIQSTLQIRSAYEQVERMKSESCQREVELESELKKSKAHIEELRAQLMDKENELQSISVENKGLSLKSEKNISNEKESDLAIELKRLEADLAGLKETVLDKETQLQNIGEENEMLKMEIKKRDMERSKINDEAFASAEEARAAEREALMKLGSLTEEADKNSRRAARVTEQLDAAQAANSEMEAELRKLKVQSDQWRKAAEAAAAMISSGNNGKFVERTGSLDINYNPMDSPYSEDMEDDSPKKKNVNMLKKIGVLWKKGQK
- the LOC115952755 gene encoding interactor of constitutive active ROPs 2, chloroplastic isoform X1, translating into MQTPKARAGSLEVPQRKSPATPRTARQLKTPGSESDSVSSPHPASKTPKDKSPKTIERKSPRSPMSELQKKRPSRVSELESLLAQLQEDLKKAKEQLNSSESLKRRAQQEAEEAKKQLLALSEQLEESQQQLEEISASEEARLLELRKISQDRDRAWQSELEAVQRQYSMDSAALASAMNEIQKLKAQLEMVAESEATQAKKAESAQADIEGLRIELSETLSLVEKLKTELNDRKESEAQALEVISKTQRQLEEANETAEMLRSDGIKATEAHNYLSLELEQSKAQVKSLEGLVSKFQADLVNSSSTKLLDPADNKIVQETEENEETKQLKSELSFVKFEVGQLRAAVDAAEIRYQEEYIQSTLQIRSAYEQVERMKSESCQREVELESELKKSKAHIEELRAQLMDKENELQSISVENKGLSLKSEKNISNEKESDLAIELKRLEADLAGLKETVLDKETQLQNIGEENEMLKMEIKKRDMERSKINDEAFASAEEARAAEREALMKLGSLTEEADKNSRRAARVTEQLDAAQAANSEMEAELRKLKVQSDQWRKAAEAAAAMISSGNNGKFVERTGSLDINYNPMDSPYSEDMEDDSPKKKNVNMLKKIGVLWKKGQK